The window TAAAAACCCCAGTTTTAATAATAAATGGTGACAAAGATTTACAAGTTCAAGTTAGCGAAGCGGAAGCTTTGTATAAAGCAAAGCCAGAAGCCACCTACAAAGTGATACCAAAAATGAATCATGTTTTAAAAGAAATAAATGGAAATGATCTTGAAAACAGCAAATCATACAATCAATATAATCTTCCTATTTCCGAAGAATTGATTACTGTGATTACTCAATTTATTGAATCTAATTAATATGCCTAAAAAGAAAGCCTTCGCCTTGCGCGTTAATGAAGACATGATGAAAGCCGTGGAAAAGTGGGCCGCAGATGAGTTCCGTAGCACCAATGGACAGATTGAATGGATGTTGCATGAAATGCTGAAAGATGCCAAAAGACTTCCGAAGAAGAAAGAGTGAACGATGTTTTTTAAGCAAATAATTGTATTTTGCAGTCAAACTAATTGATTCATGCAAGATAATCTTACCCAAGAAATTATTGATACAACTCCCTTTTTTACAAGTGACACCATTGTATTTGGTGTGCTTATGCTAACACTAGGGTTTATTTTTTATACTTCCTCAAAAGAAACCGGTTTTTGGAGTTCCTTTTACAAAATTGTTCCAGCCTTATTCATGGCATACTTTTTACCGGCATTATTGACCACTTTTGGAGTAATAGCTCCCGATTGGACCAGTATTTCTGAAACAGGAGAAGCTGTTGAAAACAGCTCTAACCTATATTATGTTTCTAGTCGATATCTATTACCGGCAGCTTTGGTATTGATGACGTTAAGCATGGATTTAAAAGCAGTTTTTAACTTAGGTCCAAA of the Marixanthomonas ophiurae genome contains:
- a CDS encoding Arc family DNA binding domain-containing protein, with amino-acid sequence MPKKKAFALRVNEDMMKAVEKWAADEFRSTNGQIEWMLHEMLKDAKRLPKKKE